A single Leptospira barantonii DNA region contains:
- a CDS encoding histidine triad nucleotide-binding protein: MNDPNCIFCKIIRKEIPSKIAFEDEEILAFHDISPQAPVHIVFIPKKHVTSLAQIEDGDSSLLANVLLKIRDTAKDLGIAENGYRVVNNTGKNGGQTVFHIHFHLLAERRLLWPPG, translated from the coding sequence ATGAACGATCCGAACTGCATTTTCTGTAAGATCATCCGAAAGGAAATTCCCTCCAAGATCGCGTTTGAAGACGAAGAAATATTAGCATTTCATGATATTTCTCCGCAGGCCCCGGTCCATATCGTATTCATACCGAAAAAACACGTAACGTCCCTCGCTCAGATCGAGGACGGAGATTCTTCCCTACTCGCAAACGTTTTGTTAAAGATCCGCGATACCGCTAAGGATTTGGGAATCGCGGAAAACGGTTATCGGGTCGTGAATAACACGGGGAAGAATGGCGGACAAACCGTATTTCACATTCACTTTCATCTTTTAGCGGAACGCCGACTTCTTTGGCCTCCGGGTTGA
- a CDS encoding ROK family protein: MKSYLGIDIGAGSIKANLVDSQGNILGKTHRPTGSETDEKQFLNSLYDIVSEMKTPSLTAIGIGSPGPIDSENGILIQSANLPLLKNVALVAHLKKNFSIPVYYNNDANLAALGEYRFGIGKGSSSLIILTLGTGLGGGWVYQGKLFNGYKGSGMEAGHITYLPNGSLCGCGQKGCVEAYFSASGFLNRYKEQTGNHLSSAEEFFERSRKGESSALSLLNEGIEALAQLCRGLIHTINPDKIVFTGGIVQSWDLFGNTLQKRIEELIFPVFRTYTQILPGGNVSGALGAAALCMENHE; the protein is encoded by the coding sequence ATGAAATCCTATCTCGGAATCGATATCGGAGCCGGGAGCATCAAGGCCAATCTGGTCGATTCTCAAGGAAACATATTAGGAAAAACTCATAGACCCACCGGATCGGAAACCGACGAAAAACAATTTCTGAATTCGTTATACGATATCGTTTCCGAAATGAAAACCCCTTCCCTCACGGCGATCGGAATCGGAAGCCCGGGACCGATCGATTCGGAAAACGGAATTCTCATCCAATCCGCCAATCTCCCGTTATTAAAAAACGTCGCGTTAGTCGCTCATTTAAAAAAGAATTTCTCAATACCGGTTTACTACAACAACGACGCGAATTTGGCCGCTCTCGGAGAATACAGATTCGGAATCGGGAAGGGTTCGTCGAGTTTGATCATTCTCACTTTGGGAACTGGACTTGGAGGCGGTTGGGTATATCAGGGAAAACTGTTCAACGGATATAAGGGAAGCGGAATGGAAGCGGGTCACATAACGTATCTTCCGAACGGTTCCCTCTGCGGATGCGGACAAAAGGGATGTGTGGAAGCATACTTCAGCGCGAGCGGATTTTTAAATCGATACAAAGAACAAACCGGAAATCATTTAAGTTCCGCGGAAGAATTTTTCGAAAGAAGCCGTAAGGGAGAATCTTCCGCCTTATCCTTGTTAAACGAAGGAATCGAAGCGCTCGCACAACTTTGTAGAGGACTGATCCATACGATCAACCCGGACAAGATCGTGTTCACCGGCGGAATCGTACAATCCTGGGATCTTTTCGGAAACACACTTCAAAAAAGAATCGAAGAATTGATCTTTCCCGTTTTCAGAACTTATACTCAAATTCTGCCCGGAGGAAACGTATCCGGAGCCTTAGGAGCCGCCGCTCTTTGTATGGAGAATCACGAATGA
- a CDS encoding lysylphosphatidylglycerol synthase transmembrane domain-containing protein — protein sequence MKRILFGTVVSLAALGFLFSKLDLSEFARIQERWEPIYLIPFCVSSAWGLILFSWRWHLLMGKKIEFRYALLSSFIGVGANMFLPARGGDIFRLYFCKKESDLQYPTLVTALFIEKVLDFSFIFSAGICALMFLGIKDESSDSFFIISSLVIAGIFSGLIAVRFLNETIINVLAWIAGFIGKKEWFLHKLAHYIRDLGNFLVLKRFILPAVLTAFTWLIGYALSYGILLKLVGIEMSYAGIVLIMFAGAVGVMVPSAPSGAGVFHASVTSSFVLMGRKASEGLFYATTVHLAQFILQSVFAVILYLYWIVDRKKRGLGKAEFSLKESEVIEEESEES from the coding sequence TTGAAACGAATTCTATTCGGAACCGTAGTCAGCTTAGCCGCGCTCGGATTCTTATTTTCAAAACTGGATCTGAGCGAGTTCGCAAGAATCCAGGAACGCTGGGAACCGATTTATTTGATTCCTTTCTGCGTATCGTCCGCTTGGGGGTTGATCCTTTTTTCCTGGAGATGGCATCTTTTGATGGGGAAAAAAATCGAATTCCGTTATGCGCTCCTTTCCTCGTTTATCGGAGTAGGCGCGAACATGTTTCTTCCAGCGAGAGGGGGAGACATCTTCCGTTTGTATTTTTGTAAAAAGGAATCCGATCTTCAATATCCTACGCTCGTCACCGCGCTCTTTATCGAAAAGGTCTTGGACTTTTCGTTTATATTCTCCGCAGGAATCTGCGCTCTTATGTTTTTGGGAATCAAGGACGAAAGTAGCGATTCTTTCTTTATCATATCCTCGCTCGTCATCGCGGGAATTTTTTCGGGTTTGATCGCCGTGAGATTCCTAAACGAAACGATCATCAACGTTCTTGCTTGGATCGCCGGGTTCATCGGCAAAAAAGAATGGTTCCTTCATAAACTCGCGCATTATATACGCGATCTCGGAAATTTTTTGGTTTTAAAAAGATTCATTCTTCCCGCCGTATTGACCGCGTTTACTTGGTTGATCGGCTACGCGTTGAGTTACGGCATTCTTCTCAAACTTGTCGGAATCGAAATGAGTTACGCGGGAATCGTACTCATCATGTTTGCCGGAGCGGTCGGTGTGATGGTTCCTTCCGCTCCTTCCGGTGCGGGAGTGTTTCACGCATCCGTCACTTCGTCTTTCGTATTGATGGGAAGAAAAGCTTCCGAAGGTTTGTTCTATGCGACCACGGTTCACCTCGCTCAGTTTATTCTTCAGAGTGTATTTGCGGTAATCCTATATCTCTATTGGATCGTAGATCGAAAAAAACGCGGATTGGGTAAGGCTGAATTTTCCTTAAAAGAATCCGAGGTCATCGAAGAAGAAAGCGAAGAATCATAG
- a CDS encoding ABC transporter ATP-binding protein, whose product MILRINDLSREYGKSKAVNGVSFDMNQSDYVAIVGPSGSGKTTLLSMITGMLTSSAGEVYFDTTKVSDMSSGNLANFRARNIGLIFQFSELLPHLDVEENILLPALLVGKFSPKEYLEKCEYLIKSLRLESIRKSYPSKLSGGQIQMTAIARSLINEPELLLADEPSGDLDPENSELVRNLLYDFNSRGLTILLVTHDMNLAFDAKTIYEMREGAFTRVVK is encoded by the coding sequence ATGATTCTTCGCATCAACGACCTTTCCCGAGAATACGGAAAATCGAAGGCAGTCAACGGTGTTTCCTTCGACATGAACCAATCCGACTATGTCGCCATCGTCGGGCCTTCCGGCTCGGGAAAAACCACGCTCTTATCCATGATTACCGGAATGTTAACCAGCTCTGCGGGAGAAGTTTACTTTGACACCACAAAGGTAAGCGATATGTCGAGCGGGAACCTCGCCAATTTCCGCGCGAGAAACATCGGACTGATCTTTCAATTTTCGGAACTTCTTCCTCACTTGGACGTGGAGGAGAATATCCTTCTCCCCGCGCTTCTTGTCGGAAAATTCAGCCCGAAAGAATATTTGGAAAAATGCGAATACCTCATCAAAAGTCTTCGACTCGAGTCGATTCGAAAGAGTTATCCAAGTAAACTTTCCGGCGGACAAATCCAGATGACCGCGATCGCAAGATCCCTCATCAACGAACCGGAACTTCTTCTCGCAGACGAACCTTCCGGGGATTTGGATCCGGAGAACAGCGAACTCGTAAGAAATCTTCTCTACGATTTCAACTCGAGAGGACTTACAATTCTATTAGTAACTCATGATATGAATCTCGCATTCGACGCAAAAACAATCTATGAAATGAGAGAGGGAGCGTTTACCCGGGTGGTAAAATGA